Proteins encoded together in one Pelagicoccus sp. SDUM812003 window:
- a CDS encoding GDP-L-fucose synthase, protein MTPASKIYVAGASGMVGSAVLRRLHALGFTNTITRSSNELDLTRQQDVEDFFATEKPDVVVMAAAKVGGIHANNTYPADFGYINLVLASNTIHAAYQNGVSRFLFLGSSCIYPKLAPQPLREDCLLTSELEPTNEAYAIAKIAGLKLCEYYRKQHGVTYHSLMPTNLYGPGDNYHPENSHLLPALIRRFHEAKEAGAEEVTMWGTGKPLREMMHADDLADAVVFALQLPDPPSILNAGTGVEHSIRQIAELVAETVGFEGKIVNDLSKPDGTPRKLMDVSRLRELGWTAQIPLEEGIRKTYPLFLAELEKGSLRAK, encoded by the coding sequence ATGACACCCGCATCCAAAATCTACGTCGCCGGCGCCAGCGGCATGGTCGGCTCAGCAGTGCTCCGCCGCCTACACGCCCTCGGCTTCACCAACACCATCACCCGCAGCTCCAACGAGCTCGACCTCACCCGCCAGCAGGACGTCGAAGACTTCTTCGCCACCGAAAAGCCGGACGTCGTGGTCATGGCCGCAGCGAAAGTCGGCGGTATCCACGCCAACAATACCTACCCCGCCGACTTCGGCTACATCAACCTCGTCCTCGCCTCCAACACCATTCACGCCGCCTACCAAAACGGCGTATCCAGATTCCTCTTCCTCGGCTCCTCCTGCATCTACCCCAAGCTGGCCCCCCAGCCCCTGCGAGAAGATTGCCTGCTCACCTCCGAGCTGGAGCCCACCAACGAAGCGTACGCCATCGCCAAGATCGCCGGCCTCAAGCTCTGCGAATACTACCGCAAGCAGCACGGCGTGACGTATCACTCGCTCATGCCCACCAACCTCTACGGCCCCGGCGACAACTACCACCCCGAAAACTCCCATCTGCTACCCGCCCTCATCCGTCGCTTCCACGAAGCCAAGGAAGCTGGAGCGGAAGAAGTCACCATGTGGGGCACCGGCAAGCCCCTTCGCGAAATGATGCACGCCGACGACCTCGCGGACGCCGTCGTATTCGCCCTTCAACTACCCGACCCGCCCAGCATCCTCAACGCCGGCACCGGCGTCGAGCACAGCATCCGCCAGATCGCCGAACTGGTGGCGGAAACGGTCGGCTTCGAAGGCAAGATCGTCAACGACCTCAGCAAGCCCGACGGCACCCCGCGCAAGCTCATGGACGTCTCCCGCCTGCGCGAGCTCGGCTGGACCGCTCAGATCCCCCTCGAAGAAGGCATAAGGAAAACCTACCCCCTCT
- the gmd gene encoding GDP-mannose 4,6-dehydratase, translating into MKRALITGITGQDGSYLAELLLAKGYEVHGVIRRASTFNTARIDHLYQDPHVNGVKLFLHYGDLADSVQMVKLLYDLQPDEIYNLGAQSHVRVSFDVPEYTGDVVGVGAVRILEAIREANLVKRTKFYQASSSEMFGKVQEVPQTETTPFWPRSPYGCAKMYAHWLTVNYRESYDLFACSGILFNHESPRRGETFVTRKITRAATRIKAGLQEKLYLGNLDAKRDWGYAKEYVEMMWLMLQQDRPDDYVIATNETHTVKEFVQETFALLDLDWEKYVDYDKRYERPAEVDLLIGDPAKAKKQLNWEPKVRFKELVKIMVESDLALAQKEAKIKAALA; encoded by the coding sequence ATGAAACGAGCCCTCATCACTGGCATCACCGGACAGGACGGTTCCTACCTCGCCGAGCTCCTCCTCGCGAAGGGATACGAAGTGCACGGAGTCATCCGCCGAGCCTCCACCTTCAACACCGCCCGCATCGACCACCTCTACCAAGATCCGCACGTCAACGGCGTGAAGCTCTTCCTGCACTACGGCGACCTCGCCGACTCCGTGCAGATGGTCAAGCTGCTCTACGACCTGCAGCCCGACGAGATCTACAACCTGGGGGCCCAGTCGCACGTGCGCGTCTCCTTCGACGTGCCCGAATACACCGGAGACGTGGTCGGCGTAGGGGCCGTGCGCATCCTCGAAGCCATCCGCGAGGCCAACCTGGTGAAGAGAACCAAGTTCTACCAAGCCTCCTCATCGGAGATGTTCGGCAAGGTCCAGGAAGTCCCCCAGACCGAAACCACCCCCTTCTGGCCACGCTCGCCCTACGGCTGCGCCAAGATGTACGCCCACTGGCTCACCGTCAACTACCGCGAGTCCTACGACCTGTTCGCCTGCTCGGGCATCCTCTTCAACCACGAGTCCCCGCGCCGCGGCGAGACCTTCGTCACCCGCAAGATCACCCGCGCCGCCACCCGCATCAAGGCCGGCCTGCAGGAGAAGCTCTACCTGGGCAACCTCGACGCCAAGCGCGACTGGGGCTACGCCAAGGAGTACGTCGAGATGATGTGGCTGATGCTCCAGCAGGACCGTCCCGACGACTACGTCATCGCCACCAACGAGACCCACACCGTCAAGGAGTTCGTTCAGGAGACCTTCGCCCTGCTCGACCTGGACTGGGAGAAGTACGTCGACTACGACAAGCGCTACGAGCGCCCCGCCGAGGTGGACCTGCTCATCGGCGACCCCGCCAAAGCCAAGAAGCAGCTCAATTGGGAGCCCAAGGTCCGCTTCAAGGAGCTGGTCAAGATCATGGTCGAATCCGACCTCGCCCTCGCCCAAAAGGAAGCCAAAATAAAAGCCGCCCTCGCGTAA
- a CDS encoding GNAT family N-acetyltransferase, translated as MERVNPATIRPPSLIETERLLLRRPRLEDAFDLFELALADEAFARATVGDQPLNLEATCTAIVRMLAETQMGNGAWWIVVEKETGRVAGLTGFTHRARALGPVNALAKEVMGRGYARETVEALLACGLSRDSLHRHHVAEEDAEVVAEDSKPASRWYWHCKSTSDKNRAAATARFA; from the coding sequence ATGGAACGCGTAAATCCAGCCACCATCCGCCCTCCCTCTCTTATCGAGACGGAACGGCTCCTACTTAGACGGCCCCGCCTCGAGGACGCTTTCGATCTCTTCGAACTCGCCCTCGCTGACGAAGCCTTCGCTCGCGCCACGGTGGGCGACCAGCCCCTCAACCTTGAGGCTACCTGCACCGCCATCGTACGCATGCTCGCCGAGACCCAAATGGGCAACGGAGCCTGGTGGATCGTCGTCGAAAAGGAAACCGGCCGCGTAGCAGGCCTTACCGGCTTCACCCATCGCGCCCGCGCCCTCGGCCCGGTCAACGCCTTGGCCAAAGAGGTCATGGGCCGCGGCTACGCCCGCGAAACCGTCGAGGCGCTGCTCGCTTGCGGCCTCTCCCGCGACAGCCTTCATCGCCACCACGTGGCGGAGGAAGACGCCGAAGTCGTCGCGGAGGACAGCAAACCCGCCTCCCGCTGGTATTGGCACTGCAAATCCACCAGCGACAAAAATCGAGCAGCAGCCACCGCCCGATTCGCCTAA
- a CDS encoding S41 family peptidase, producing the protein MGLGLGAREAASGGIEERTFEAVWSSVAESYYDASFGGLDWDAVGREYRERLKAAQNRSELRKLLNEMLRELGESHIGILSGAYDELAEEPVWLGGDARVDLCYAGPELVFYRVDADGAGYQAGIRAGDRIESLDGVSVAEMLESVQASGLPEYLWRYTALQRALFRFRARPGDEVSVMAVDPQGRRKACQVRLEPYEGPFTERFGNFGEIPYSFSFETRSDGISVMRFSLWFPAVMAEVRRALREMPESARGLVIDLRGNPGGVGFMATGLAGMLVDQRVNLGTTRMREGHLNFQAYPQPNAYLGPVAVLVDEGSCSTSEIFAAGLQEAGRARVFGHATPGAALPSVVMRLPNGDFLQMATGDFETPGGRSLEGVGVAPDEFVSISPVDLSKGNDTVLHAALGWISQLNPETYEN; encoded by the coding sequence ATGGGTTTGGGGCTAGGAGCCCGCGAGGCGGCGAGCGGCGGGATCGAGGAGCGGACGTTCGAGGCGGTTTGGAGCTCCGTTGCAGAGTCGTACTACGACGCCTCCTTCGGCGGTCTGGACTGGGATGCGGTCGGGCGCGAGTATCGCGAGCGGCTGAAAGCTGCGCAAAATCGCTCGGAGCTGAGAAAACTGCTCAATGAGATGCTGCGCGAGCTGGGGGAGTCCCACATCGGGATCCTGTCCGGGGCCTACGATGAACTGGCGGAAGAGCCGGTATGGCTCGGTGGCGACGCGCGAGTGGATCTCTGCTACGCGGGCCCTGAGCTGGTCTTTTACCGCGTGGATGCGGACGGGGCGGGCTACCAGGCGGGAATCCGAGCGGGGGATCGGATCGAGTCGCTGGACGGGGTTTCGGTGGCGGAGATGTTGGAGTCGGTCCAGGCGTCTGGGTTGCCCGAGTACCTCTGGCGCTACACCGCCCTGCAGCGGGCGCTGTTTCGGTTTCGGGCCAGGCCGGGCGACGAGGTGTCGGTGATGGCGGTGGATCCGCAGGGAAGGCGGAAGGCATGTCAGGTACGCCTTGAGCCGTATGAGGGGCCGTTTACGGAGCGGTTTGGGAATTTCGGCGAAATACCTTATTCGTTTTCCTTCGAGACGCGGAGCGATGGCATTTCGGTGATGCGTTTCTCGCTTTGGTTTCCGGCTGTCATGGCGGAGGTCCGGCGGGCCCTGCGGGAGATGCCGGAGTCGGCGCGGGGACTGGTGATCGATCTGCGAGGCAATCCTGGCGGCGTGGGCTTCATGGCGACGGGGCTGGCGGGAATGCTGGTGGACCAGCGGGTGAACCTTGGCACCACGCGGATGAGGGAGGGGCATCTGAACTTTCAGGCCTATCCGCAGCCGAACGCGTATCTGGGGCCGGTAGCGGTTTTGGTCGACGAAGGGAGCTGCTCCACCAGCGAGATTTTCGCCGCGGGGCTTCAGGAGGCAGGACGGGCGCGGGTGTTTGGTCATGCCACGCCTGGGGCGGCATTGCCCTCGGTGGTGATGCGTTTGCCGAACGGAGACTTCCTGCAGATGGCGACCGGCGACTTCGAAACGCCGGGCGGCAGGAGCCTGGAGGGGGTGGGCGTGGCGCCGGATGAATTCGTATCCATCTCTCCGGTTGATCTTTCCAAGGGAAACGACACAGTGTTGCACGCTGCCCTTGGGTGGATAAGCCAACTGAACCCCGAAACGTATGAAAACTAG
- a CDS encoding DUF4399 domain-containing protein: protein MSNRLKSISLLLVAFSAAVFAFAVERQPSPDGAKVYIISPADGAVVSETFTVRFGLKGMGVAPAGTNFPNTGHHHLLIDAESLPPLDTPMPMTESLKHFGGGQTEVELTLPKGEHTLQLLLGDYLHIPHEPAVVSKKITITVE from the coding sequence ATGTCAAATCGCCTCAAGTCCATCAGTCTACTCCTCGTCGCCTTTTCCGCCGCCGTTTTCGCCTTCGCGGTGGAGCGTCAGCCCTCGCCGGACGGGGCTAAGGTGTACATCATTTCTCCAGCCGATGGGGCCGTGGTTTCCGAGACCTTCACGGTGCGCTTCGGCTTGAAAGGCATGGGAGTCGCCCCGGCTGGTACCAATTTTCCGAATACGGGGCATCATCACCTGCTGATCGACGCTGAAAGCCTGCCTCCGCTGGATACGCCTATGCCGATGACCGAGAGCTTGAAGCACTTCGGCGGCGGGCAGACCGAGGTGGAGCTGACCTTGCCCAAAGGCGAGCACACGCTGCAGCTTCTGCTCGGGGACTACCTGCACATCCCGCACGAGCCGGCGGTGGTTTCCAAGAAGATCACCATCACGGTGGAGTAG